The nucleotide sequence TGCAGGGGAGTCGGCCGCGGAGGCACGGAACCGGCTGGAGCGGGGAGGCCGGCCAACGCGGGGAGCCGGCGCACGGGGGCCGGGTCGCGGGCGCAAGCCGGCGGAGACGACGGGGTGCGGGGACCCGGCACAGGTGCGGGGACGCGACGCGGGGGCCGACAGAGATGGCGAGGCCGGGCCGCGGGTGCGAGCCGATCGAGACGGCGGGCCACGCGCGTGTGGACCTCAGCGGCCGCGATGTGGAGACGGTGTTCGGCGGCGACGAGGAGAGCAGTGGGCGACGCGGGCGCTGCTGGAGGGTCGGCCTGGGTGGAGACGGATGCGGTGATGGGGCGTGGCAGCAGCCGGCCGAGGGGCCGAGGCTGCAGCCGGCTCGGTTTGCACCCGGCCGTGGGCGGGCGAAGAGCTGGGGCCGGACCCGGCCAGGCGCGGGCGGAGACAGACCCGGCGCTGCGGGCGGACTCGGCGGGCGCTGTGTGGAGCCGGACAGGTGGGCATGCGGATGCGGAGGAGGCCGGCCACGGGGCGGAGCCTGTGCAGCGCGGTCGGGGCCGTCATGCGGGAGCCGGCCGGGACGGGATGGCGAGCCGGCGGGCGGCAGGCCGAGCCGGCACCGCGCGGACACGCGCTCGTGGGGCAGAGCAgaggcgagctcgggggaggacgTCTGCTGCATGTAGACGCAGGGAGGAAGGAGGACGCAGGCGTTGACTGCTGTGGACTGGCAACCATGGCTGTGCAGCGCTGGCGCGTGGGATTCCTGCAGCGGACAACACAGCGCGGCGGAGCAGCAGAACCGCGAGGCAAGGCGAAGTGGTAGCGCATCGCGCGGGAGGCACGGTGAAGCTTAGCACGGGGTGGAGGCGCGGCAGAGCCCGGCGCGGTGACGCGCGAGGCCGGAGTTGCTGCACGCATGCGCGGGCGAAGCAGAGGCGAGTTGTGCACAGCTACTATAAGGGTAGTGTACGGGATGCATATGTGGATAGTCTCACAATTATCTCGCATTCATCCGAGGCAAGTCTGGCCGTAGTCTGGAATGTGTACGGGGAATGTATACGAGGATGTATTGCCTGGGAATGAGCACGCAGATGGTGTGGACGGAGAGACGCCGGAGGAGGCGCGGCGACGTTGGCACGGGCGAGCAGACAGCGCAGCGACGCCGGAGCGGCGACAGCCGGCCGGCGACGTGGCGATGATGATGACAAgggcgaggccgccgacgaggacgCGCCGCTCCGCGCGGCTGCCCAGGGGGCGAGTTGATGTCGAGCCCTCGGGCACGGCCGGAGAGACAGTGGCGACGTCGAGgcggagatgatgaagatggcgagacCAACGGCGAGGACGTGCCGCCCAGCGCGGCCGCTTCGGGGGCGTGTCGATGTCGGGCCCCCGAGTGCTACCGGAGAGACGAAAATGGTCCTGCCCGGATCTTGGTTCCGCGGCAGCTTGGTAGCATAGTAccccccacggtgggcgccaactgtcggggTTATCTCGCGGGCGGGTTCCTGAGACAACAGATGCCACGAGGTGGCTTgtggtgagggcaagactgctttgGAGGTCAAGGGACGAGATTGGGCAAACAACACGCGGTGATTTACTCAGGTTCGGAGCTtttcggagagataatacccctactcctgcatatCTGAATATATATGCGGTGTACATGTCtgacagtacagagttgctcctgaaGCTGTATTACAGAACGCAGCTATGGGCATCTGGCCGCATATATGCATGCGTGTAGTATGAGTGCCAAGTGCACTAGTGGCCGGATTGTGGTGGAATGTGTGTGAGTCTGTACGTGAGGGTATGTGCATCTGTCTTGGGATGGATGGATGTGTACTAGCTTATATATGTGCAGCTGGCTTAGGATGTAGGCTCGGTGGGCAAGGTGTG is from Triticum aestivum cultivar Chinese Spring chromosome 1B, IWGSC CS RefSeq v2.1, whole genome shotgun sequence and encodes:
- the LOC123131965 gene encoding vegetative cell wall protein gp1; this encodes MQQTSSPELASALPHERVSARCRLGLPPAGSPSRPGRLPHDGPDRAAQAPPRGRPPPHPHAHLSGSTQRPPSPPAAPGLSPPAPGRVRPQLFARPRPGANRAGCSLGPSAGCCHAPSPHPSPPRPTLQQRPRRPLLSSSPPNTVSTSRPLRSTRAWPAVSIGSHPRPGLAISVGPRVASPHLCRVPAPRRLRRLAPATRPPCAGSPRWPASPLQPVPCLRGRLPCMSGRRGPSAPRAPTSARRLAPAAQPRRLRPPQRRVPAAAPGPHTPAGSALDSCGPAPAGSDSGSTRGRVRAPTGSGIPTQPRSARGRLRLPPRPARPAHECSFPCSASAESHSEERYREKKRVNCTEVSALEADWQIDRLGPPVRCHPGVPAR